TTGCGCATCACTCAAACAGTTTAAACTAGAAGTATTGTTCTGACATTTTTTACCCTTTGGATCTTCTGAGATTACTTCAGGAGAATTTATGGATGTTTTGCAATTGTTTGATCGAGCAACTTTCATTTTTGGTTCTTGATTTAGAACGTAGCTTAAAGTTGTCTggtttctatctttattttttgttagaaCAATACTAATATTGAGAACACTAATGTGTGTGTTAAGAACTCCTGTACATATAAAGTCACAAAGTAGACAACTAGACATTTCAAGAATGGTGCACATTTTGGCATAAATTAGCACATAAAACCATATAAGTATaattaaaagggaaaagaaagaTTGCTATTTATAATCTTCTTTGCAACTTATGCTTTCCAGTTCCAGCATTAAAGTGACATGGAAGTATGGAACATGGCCTACTACTTGGGGCCAATGTCCTTAAGGCCACAAATCTGCTCCTCGCCCATGGAAGACATAACTGACACGACCAAATCCTTACCCTCAGCAAATCCATCCTTGATCTGCATACAAGTTAATTCTAATAAAGACAAATATCTAATATTCTCATCTTCAATAATGTGACTAATAACTGGTGAAACTGTGAAATGTTATTAAATATTCACACACATTTTGCTGACTCTTCTTCACCATTGGATGTGGTGCAATATTGTAGTGTATATGACTTGCACCCCATTCAATGGTGGAGAAAAGTTGACTCAGTctacaaaaaaaagataagatatgtaTGAGAATCACTTCTCAATGTAGAAAGGTCAAGCATCCCAACCTGTGAAAGTAGACTTTCATCACTTGGAAGCTTAAGATCATCCTTAGTGCCACCCGTCTCAGTGAGCAGACTCACCTAACACATTCAAATGAAAATAGAGAAATACTAGGAGGACAtcataattcattatttttgtccATTACTTATCCATCAACTTAATTCTTTTAATCTAGTTCTTTTAGTCTAGTAATCCAACAACATATTTTATCCcatacttttaaatattgataGTTATCTGATGgctaaaaacaataaattttgatgACTATCTAACATTTTTCCAAACAGTTtcatgaaaattaaagaaagaaaactCTACTCATAATGAGTTCTTCAACATTAAAAATGGTTAGTTTCATCATTTAATGCCATTTTCCTTCGTCTTTGAGGTATCTCTAAATGATTGTTGTGAAAATCAAATTACAAATTCAGTTTTTTATTATATCTTCTGTCTCTTAGAACTATGTGTATTATGAAAAATCATTtattctttgaaaaaaaaaaaaagaattcgTTATACTATTTAAATAgtcataaaaaaatagtaaataaaaatttattggaTGACACTATGCATCAAACTTAACCTCAAAGTTAATGATATAAGTGCAATGTAGAGTGTTGTGTGACCAAAAACGAAAGGAGCGAGGAAACAAGATTAAGGAGTCAAGAGCGCAATCATACAAATCCATCCTCGGAGATATCAATGAGCTGGTAGTCAGTTCGGTTGACATGAGGAacctaaaacaaaataatgcaaggatttgtaatttattgaataatgataatgataataatgataataataataacaacaaccaCCACCCTAAAATCGTAAATAAACATGACATGATCTTATTCGAGTAAAATTCCAGAGTGTCATACATCACAGTTATGGGAAGATGGGACAATATCTTCAAGCTTCTTCCCAGTGAAAATGTCAATACCAACAAAGTGACACTTCGCGTGTCCATGCTTCCCAGTTTTCGAAGTTGAAACCTCTACAACCTGTcaccatatattttttttcaaagaatCACCTTGGTTTCAATCAATTAAACAACCACAATTGTCGAGAGAAATATAAACATACAACGCTTAGGATTATAAGTTAATATCATAATCCAGAGTTTAAGATTTAGAACGGTAATTTTAAGGTCATTTTCACCTTCCAGATTAGTGtgttaaatttttatcttatttatgtTAAACAAATATTGCTCATGCAATTGTGAGTCGGTAGAATTTGTATGTGACCGCCATTATATTCAACGAATAATTGATGCATGTTTCAACTAAAATATGTTACATTTTCATTATTATTCTaatatagaaaaaagaaaaggtaTAAAATTGGGTTACAAGAGGGATCCGAGagaaaagaattaaagaaaTGAATGagcagaaaatagaaaagagagagaggacGGGACCTTGCAAGGTCTGTTTTTGATAACAATGTAAGCATTCTTCCTAATGGTTCCAGCTTGTTGTGGATATGTTTTTGATGCTCCTGCATCACCCTTAGCCTCGAAATGGTGCTCCTCATCAGACATTGTTTTCTTATTATTCAAAACTCAGATTAGGATAATTGAACTCTTCTCTTCACAAACAAAGATACAGAGCTCAAAAAAAATAGGATGAATTTAAGTATGTGAATCTAAATCTTGttatatagatatatttttagtaaaaacaACTGGTTTCGGATTAAACAACTTTGGTCATATTTTGAAAGAAAagtaatttattttactatcatatttgtttaaaatttaattgtctaataaaatttgttaaattttttttggttaagCATACATAAGTTTCAACTTGTGATCTAAAATACACTAGAGATCAATTagatgtttattttatatttttttttcaaacatttctttACTTAAAAACAAAgttaacaaataaaaaagacTAGCTGCttagaaaagatttttattgaattttgttggtttattttttttaatgtaataGCACGAGTATTAGTCaacataatatttttcataGATGAAAATTGTTCATATCCTAGTTCAAAAACGAAGCCAGACTTAAAGTGGACAAACCCAATCTATAAAAGAAATGTTCAGGAAACCTCCTTTCATCTGCTCGACCTACATGGGAAACGGACTCATCAATCCATGTGTCCGACCTGTGTGCAGAATCTTAACTGCACTGAGAAATCAGCTTCACAATTCAAATTTGAGATCTAAATAACCTCTATACAAAATGGAAAGTAACCACCCAACAATATAGGTGGGTAAGTTACAAAAAGATAACAAAGATTATCTTTCTACGGCAGGAATACCCTACTCTACACAGGTATTTATGAATCCCAACTCACTTAAACCTGCCTAAAATCCTTACTAACTTAGGCATCAGAGTTTCTTGTAGGTACCACCCCCTATCCTCCCTCAAAGAACTCGAACAACGCCATGTTGGAGGAGACATTGGATTCCCAGTCAGAAGGAATCTGGACCTCACGTTCAAGCCCAAATTATTAGTTTCATGTAATTCTTGGAACATTGGGGCCTTTGTTAGggacttggagttaaacacccaaccatgGCAAACGATCATCCAGAAAATGGACAAACGGCATCCAATTTAGAACCTCAAGAGAAAGAACAACTCAATGACGACTACACAATCGTGATCCCACCACAAAAGGTAGGGGGACCGATGAAGGAAGAGACAGGAATTACCCATAGCGACGAAGAATAGGATCTGAAGTTCATAGGCCTAAAGGGTTAAGAGATAGAGATGCAACGGAATTAATGGGGCTAGTCCATGAACACCATAGTCGGTTAGAATAGCTTGAGATTGACCTAGAGTGACAACGTGAGTCTGAGAGGGCCCTATGAAGAGAGGTACGATGATATAGGGAATTGGAGAAAAAACTGGAAAGATTAGAGTCTGATCTCCATGGTAGACGACCTCAAACTGATTGGGAAGCCACACCCTCGAGAAGTGAAGACTTATTCTCAGAGAAAATCATGCGAGCAAAAGTCCCTGGGAATTTCAAGAGCTCAAATATGGACCTTTTTGACAGCACGATCAACCCTGCCATCACCTAAGTAATTTCAAAAGTCGAATGTATTTAGCCAATGCCTCATATGCAACCCAAAGAAGTATATTAACATGGAAGAGGCTACTCAATTGAGAAAACCCACAACTAGACAAAGCAACCAATATTAGTCTCGAGATAAGGAGAAAGAccagaagaaaaagaaagagtaCAACTCGGACAGACTTAGGAGGTACCACACCTACACTCAGTTACAGGTTTCCTTGGTCGATGTCTATAAGGATATATGCCACACTGAAAAAATACCACCCTGAGGCCAATTTGAAGTGATAAGCCAAAATTGATACTCTCGTATATTGGCAAGTGCATCAAATCGCTCCAAGTAATATCACGATGAGTGGATATCATTCTCACGAGGATTAACAGATTGGACTAAGCAATGTCTAATTGAATCTCTAATTAGATCAATCAAACCTTGTCAAGAGGATTGTGAATCTTGAAGTAGAAGTAAAGAACAATGAATAAGTGTCTTAAAGTTGAACAGGAAAAAGCTTATGGatttaaaaaagtaattaatGAGTGAGATGTTAAAGGCTTCAGAGATGTTTAACTCTTAGAAAAAGTAATGCTTATATTTTCCTACTTTGAAAGCGaaacatttatatatatatatatatatatatatatatatatatatatatatatataaaagatccAAAAGAGATACATATCCAGCTCTAATCTTCTCGACCTGCGAAGCCAAGGCTggctaaatatatatatatacaacccaAAAGCATGAcaaaaatataaacataaatCCTATTTCTCCATAATTAACATTTAAGAGGGAtatacaatttaaaaaatacaaaagtggAGAACATATATAGCTAAGTACACAATATACAAGTCCCAAGATGAAATCTTCGCTTCCCAAAGAGAATCCAACATGCTCAATAAGGTACTTCCAACATGCTCAATAAGGTACTTCATGTCTTgcatctataaaataaataattctcaacaCGGGTGAGAATATCATCCTTTCAGATTCTCAATAGGGGTAACAGTTTCAAATAGAGATAATGTAAAACTACCCGAACTCACCAGGAAATCTTATACTTTAGTCAACCTATAGTTCAAGCCAAGGGTCCTTTCTAAACCAAACAGGGTATTTAGAACTAAATCTCAGCTAATTAGTGATCTCAGATTTCTAATTCCTCTCAGTACAAGTCATTCATATTCTCTTTTATCATAACGGTTCCAACTCAGTATTTCAGTATCATAACTCCAATCATTACCTCAGAACAACCCTCAGCACCATCACCAGTGTGAGAGATTTCTCAGTTATGAAAATATAGGCAAAATAATACAAAAACTATATAGATAGAGagaatagataaaaaatttagatcAAGTAGAATATAGAAATATTTAATCAAGAAGGCAAACTAATTACAAGATGCACACCAAAACCAATTACAATGATGTATGTCTACCCTATGGCTAATGAGTTCATCTGTTGGTTATACAGCCAAACCCACCATATTCGGTAGCTAACACTGGATAATCCCTCGGTGTGCGTATCTCTCAAGGGGTATTCACTTCCCTTGGAGGAATTATCTGAAAAGGTCTAAGTGTCCAGCCACATCTTTCGACGGAAGGTAAAAAAAGTCTCAAATCTCAACTCGGAGCAAGTGGGAAGAATCACTGCATCTATCCAGGGAGATTCATGACTCAGATATCTCAATTACCAACTCGGAACAAACGGGACAAAACCACAATCCTTGCGTCTATTGTAAAAtcttataaattaataaataattaactaataagtTAATCATGAGCCAAGGGGATtaggaaattaaattttgtaataggtgagtaaaaatatttaaaatacgaaTTAAAACACTAATTCTTTACAAGGATAGGAACCTTTGACTCTCAACCCTAGTCAAGACCCTTTAAGCATTGAATTTCACTTCTTTACAAGCTCAATTCCTTATTCATTTATAGATTGATTTAGTTGTCTTTTAGTGTAGTTATTAGATTAATTGTTGCTCTTTATTCATGCTTGCTTAGTTTATCACTTACTTGCTTAttgattctattttttgtaatttgatttttgtttattCTTTAGTTTCTTGTATCTTTAACTTTCGTATTGCACTTCAAACTCCCTGAATTCATAGCCAATGATATGCACTCTATTGCAAGTCTAAGGAAGAACGACCTGGGTTTAAAACTCCCGATTGATTGATTTGGAACTTGTGACATTTTTCTAAACTTTCATAGCATTAGTCACTGATTTAGGACTATATCTGCGATGAATCTTGTGTTTTAACCTATGAGATTCTAAACCAATATCTAGACACTCATCACCTATGGATTAGAGGCTATGAGTCctattgaaataaataaagagaGTCTTCTAAAATGAAATCTGAAATGTTCAAGGATTGAACTAATCTAAGTTAAGCATCAAAATCCCTTGCaggtattgatgagcggatattttatatgctttttggcatcattttcatatagttttagtatgttttgtttaagttttattaagtttttataggttttagtgtaaaattcacatttttgtattctactttgagtttttgtgtttttaggtaatttcaggtattttttgtcTAAAATTGAGGAGCTGAAGCAAAAGTTTGTATCAGAGGTAGAGAAAgtactgcagatgctgtccaaATCTGACCTCGTTGCACTCAAAAGAGCTTTTTTGGAggtacagaagtccaaatggagcgTTCTCAATGGCTCtaaaaagctaacatccagggctttct
The genomic region above belongs to Arachis stenosperma cultivar V10309 chromosome 5, arast.V10309.gnm1.PFL2, whole genome shotgun sequence and contains:
- the LOC130980220 gene encoding eukaryotic translation initiation factor 5A-like isoform X2, coding for MSDEEHHFEAKGDAGASKTYPQQAGTIRKNAYIVIKNRPCKVVEVSTSKTGKHGHAKCHFVGIDIFTGKKLEDIVPSSHNCDVPHVNRTDYQLIDISEDGFVSLLTETGGTKDDLKLPSDESLLSQVTCMQIKDGFAEGKDLVVSVMSSMGEEQICGLKDIGPK
- the LOC130980220 gene encoding eukaryotic translation initiation factor 5A-like isoform X1, with protein sequence MSDEEHHFEAKGDAGASKTYPQQAGTIRKNAYIVIKNRPCKVVEVSTSKTGKHGHAKCHFVGIDIFTGKKLEDIVPSSHNCDVPHVNRTDYQLIDISEDGFVSLLTETGGTKDDLKLPSDESLLSQIKDGFAEGKDLVVSVMSSMGEEQICGLKDIGPK